The following are from one region of the Vanessa cardui chromosome 3, ilVanCard2.1, whole genome shotgun sequence genome:
- the LOC124543936 gene encoding glutamate receptor ionotropic, kainate 2-like has translation MYEKFKWFIYLIIVNCSFYVQGERSLGAIFDDGSFFFEAAFNVAIDAVSENEENPFVGNVIKTSPGDLLEAENAMCSLMESSTFAIFGPTTRITVQHIQGIADFVEIPQIIVEPIETQNRNWSAINLYPHYVSYSKIFADIIRMKGWTDFTIIYEGSEHLAVLDGIVTIQDLDSEEDILMTIVQLPDGDDYRSQLKTIKSSGSVNYVVSCGKDKLPQFLEQAQQVGIMSDVHSYIIMDPDFQTIDINPYKHGGSNITGIRFFDPNLKDIENFVSALNEKVKELSEGKIENDIQASDLNFKLALVYDSVVLYTSAIKAMGLEEGANFTCDSGDTWAFGSTIINHLRTMEVDGLTGTIKFDDDGFRSDIEVDVLEVMAHGFEKIGTWTTEDGFSEARKIIPGVEQEGSESMKGKHFIVLTALSAPYGMLRESSKKLEGNERYEGFGIEIIEELAKMNEFNYTFDIQADGVYGSYDSKTRKWTGMMEKIMDGRADFAITDLTITAARQKVVDFTSPFMNLGITILYKKPTKQPPDLFSFISPFSYQVWGWLAGAYVGVSVLLFILGRFAPEEWQNPYPCIAEPETLDNQFTLANSFWFTLGSVLTQGSEIAPIAVSTRMAGSMWWFFTLIMVSSYTANLAAFLTVESKFYAIKSVSDLSNNPYGITYGAKKGGATFSFFKESDNILYQKMYQYMDAHPELMTQTNEIGLERVKSEDENYAFLMESTSIEYMVERNCDVAQVGGLLDSKGYGIAMKKNSPYRQPMSESILQLQEQGKIMRMKDKWWKEKRGGGACADDDTSSGDAQPLVLANVGGVFIVLAAGSGLAIVCAFIEMTINVWMISHKVKVSFRDELIAELKFIFSFSGDVKPVRHRESTGSGSKGSKKDDDDKEEDDVESTRDDDRHGAQTPHSERSSHSHHTAHSRRQSNAVQMAKMRKYSRQFSNMT, from the exons ATGTATGAGAAATTTAAATGGttcatatacttaattatagtaaattgtTCGTTCTATGTGCAAGGAGAAAGAAGTTTAG gtGCAATATTTGACGATGGAAGTTTTTTCTTCGAAGCAGCATTTAACGTTGCCATCGATGCAGTATCTGAGAATGAAGAGAATCCATTTGTTGGCAATGTTATAAAAACTTCACCTGGTGATTTACTTGAAGCTGAAAATGCCATGTGCTCGCTTATGGAG AGTTCTACATTTGCGATATTTGGACCTACGACCAGGATAACAGTACAACATATTCAGGGGATTGCAGACTTTGTAGAAATTCCACAAATTATTGTCGAACCGATTGAAACACAAAATCGAAACTGGTCTGCAATTAATTTATACCCTCATTATGTTTCTTATTCGAAG ATATTTGCTGATATAATTCGAATGAAAGGTTGGACAGACTTCACAATTATATACGAAGGTTCTGAACATTTAGCAGTTCTGGATGGTATAGTTACTATACAAGATTTAGATTCAGAGGAAGACATATTAATGACGATAGTACAACTTCCAGATGGTGATGATTACAG atcgcaattgaaaacaattaaatcatCTGGTTCCGTTAATTATGTAGTCAGCTGTGGAAAAGATAAATTACCTCAGTTTTTAGAACAAGCTCAACAAGTTGGCATAATGTCTGATGTACACAGCTATATTATTATGGATCCTGATTTTCAAACAATTGACATCAATCCTTATAAACATGGCGGTTCTAATATTACag GAATTAGATTTTTCGATCCAAATTTGAAAGACATCGAAAACTTCGTATCTGCTTTGAATGAGAAAGTAAAAGAGCTTTCAGAAGGTAAAATAGAAAATGATATACAAGCAAGtgatcttaattttaaattggcTTTAGTTTACGATTCAGTTGTCTTGTATACTTCGGCTATCAAGGCGATGGGTCTGGAGGAAGGCGCAAATTTTACGTGCGACAGCGGCGATACTTGGGCATTCGGTTCCACTATTATTAATCACCTGAGAACT ATGGAAGTTGATGGTTTGACAGGAACCATTAAATTTGATGACGACGGTTTCCGTTCTGATATAGAGGTTGATGTGCTTGAGGTCATGGCTCATGGTTTTGAAAAG ATCGGTACTTGGACTACGGAAGACGGTTTTAGTGAAGCTAGAAAAATAATTCCAGGAGTAGAACAGGAAGGAAGTGAATCTATGAAAGGCAAACACTTCATTGTTCTAACTGCGTTG AGTGCACCCTATGGAATGCTGAGGGAGTCTTCTAAAAAGCTAGAGGGCAACGAACGCTATGAAGGTTTTGGTATAGAAATCATTGAAGAACTGGCAAAGATGAATGAATTCAACTACACATTTGATATCCAAGCCGACGGCGTTTATGGGTCATATGACTCTAAAACTCGCAAATGGACTGGAATGATGGAAAAGATAATGGACGGT AGGGCAGATTTTGCAATAACTGATTTGACGATAACAGCAGCGCGTCAAAAAGTGGTAGATTTTACCAGTCCGTTTATGAATTTAGGCATAACTATCTTGTATAAAAAACCAACGAAGCAGCCACCTGACCTTTTCTCTTTCATATCCCCATTTTCATACCAG GTTTGGGGCTGGCTAGCTGGTGCATACGTTGGTGTATCTGTATTACTCTTCATACTTGGACGATTTGCTCCGGAAGAATGGCAGAATCCATATCCTTGTATAGCAGAGCCGGAAACTTTGGATAATCAATTTACATTAGCGAATTCATTTTGGTTCACCCTAGGAAGTGTGCTGACACAAGGATCCGAAATAGCGCCCAT TGCAGTGTCGACAAGGATGGCAGGCAGTATGTGGTGGTTTTTTACTCTCATTATGGTATCATCATATACAGCTAACCTCGCTGCATTTTTGACCGTTGAGTCGAAGTTCTATGCCATCAAGAGTGTATCCGATCTATCAAACAATCCATATGGCATAACCTATGGGGCAAAGAAAGGAGGCGCTACTTTTAGTTTTTTCAAG GAGTCAGATAACattctttatcaaaaaatgtacCAGTATATGGACGCCCACCCTGAATTGATGACACAAACAAATGAAATCGGACTCGAGAG agttaAATCTGAAGATGAAAACTACGCATTCTTAATGGAGTCCACATCGATCGAGTATATGGTGGAGAGAAACTGCGACGTTGCTCAAGTGGGGGGGCTTTTAGATAGCAAGGGTTATGGCATTGCAATGAAGAaaa ATTCTCCATACAGGCAACCGATGAGCGAATCAATATTGCAGTTACAGGAACAAGGAAAGATCATGAGGATGAAGGATAAGTGGTGGAAGGAAAAAAGAGGGGGTGGCGCTTGTGCg GATGATGACACAAGTAGCGGCGATGCCCAGCCACTGGTATTAGCAAATGTGGGTGGAGTGTTCATTGTACTGGCAGCTGGTTCTGGCTTAGCTATCGTTTGTGCCTTCATTGAAATGACTATCAATGTATGGATGATCTCCCACAAAGTCAAG GTTTCATTCAGAGATGAATTGATTGCGGAGTTGAAGTTCATATTCAGCTTCAGTGGAGACGTGAAGCCAGTTCGTCATCGAGAGTCAACAGGGAGTGGATCTAAGGGCTCCAAAAAAGACGATGACGATAAGGAAGAAGATGATGTCGAATCTACTAGAGACGATGATAGACATGGTGCCCAAACACCTCATTCTGAGAGATCCAGTCACTCGCATCACACAGCTCACAGTAGACGCCAGAGTAATGCAGTCCAAATGGCGAAAATGCGAAAATACAGCAGGCAATTTTCGAATATGACATAA